A genomic region of Acidobacteriota bacterium contains the following coding sequences:
- a CDS encoding amidohydrolase family protein gives MKITRFKVVAFALLLLLLVTAGWLWLEITHLPDGLRPQARESAGVLLDNVRLASMVPGAPEVEEGRSVLVQGDRIAEVGAAGAVEAPEGVRRIDGAGRTLIPGLIDAHIHLSDEAELAAYLAHGVTGVRNMSGYPFHLRLPQRMEAGELLGPDFITTGPILNSHGPNENVLQQIVTTADEARAAVRAQHEAGYRTVKVYSNLTGEAFEAILAEAEALGMSVTGHSPEGVRTAGVPWEKPFDVPWTASVGRDFTTLEHVETVVWHSLRDDLDEEKMRAVADRLRASGDVVTPTLIAHRRLVLIAQSQGAYLERPGSETINPLVRLFEQGAEEYWSSAEVSEYEAPHAEFFLKATGLLHEAGVPLIAGTDAGGFGIIPGASLARELELLVAAGLSPHDALATATRVSAQALGFERTGQIAPGYRANLVLLEEDPLQRIGAVESPAAVMIRGEWLDEARLESLRQAARDTSLVRSAWRALEMKGAM, from the coding sequence ATGAAGATCACCAGATTCAAAGTCGTCGCCTTCGCCTTGCTCCTCCTCCTGCTGGTCACCGCCGGGTGGCTGTGGCTGGAGATCACCCACCTGCCCGACGGTCTGCGGCCCCAGGCCCGCGAGAGCGCTGGCGTGCTCCTCGACAACGTGCGCCTCGCCTCCATGGTGCCCGGAGCGCCGGAGGTGGAGGAGGGGCGGAGCGTGCTCGTCCAGGGGGATCGCATTGCCGAGGTCGGGGCAGCGGGAGCGGTGGAGGCTCCGGAAGGGGTGCGCCGGATCGATGGGGCCGGGCGGACGCTGATTCCGGGGTTGATCGATGCCCACATTCACCTCAGCGACGAGGCGGAGCTGGCGGCGTATTTGGCCCACGGCGTGACCGGCGTGCGCAATATGTCCGGCTACCCCTTCCATCTGAGGTTGCCGCAGCGCATGGAGGCCGGCGAGCTGCTGGGGCCGGACTTCATCACCACCGGCCCGATTCTCAACAGCCACGGTCCCAACGAGAACGTGCTGCAGCAGATCGTCACCACCGCCGACGAGGCCCGCGCCGCCGTTCGGGCGCAGCACGAGGCGGGCTACCGGACGGTGAAGGTCTACTCGAATCTCACCGGCGAGGCCTTCGAGGCCATCCTCGCCGAGGCGGAGGCTCTCGGCATGAGCGTGACGGGCCACTCGCCGGAGGGAGTGCGCACTGCGGGAGTACCGTGGGAGAAGCCGTTCGACGTGCCGTGGACGGCTTCGGTGGGGCGCGATTTCACTACTTTGGAGCACGTCGAGACCGTCGTCTGGCACAGCCTGCGGGACGATCTGGACGAGGAGAAGATGCGGGCCGTGGCGGACCGGCTGCGCGCTTCCGGTGACGTGGTGACGCCGACCCTCATCGCCCACCGGCGCCTGGTGCTCATCGCACAAAGCCAGGGCGCCTACCTCGAACGCCCGGGCTCCGAGACCATCAATCCGTTGGTGCGGCTCTTCGAGCAGGGCGCTGAAGAGTATTGGAGCAGCGCCGAGGTTTCCGAGTACGAAGCGCCCCACGCCGAATTCTTCCTGAAGGCCACGGGCCTGCTCCACGAGGCGGGGGTCCCCCTCATCGCCGGCACCGATGCCGGCGGCTTCGGCATCATCCCCGGGGCGTCCCTGGCGCGGGAGCTGGAGCTGCTCGTCGCCGCGGGATTGTCGCCCCACGACGCCCTCGCCACGGCTACCCGGGTGAGCGCACAGGCTTTGGGCTTCGAGCGGACAGGACAGATCGCCCCGGGCTACCGCGCCAACCTCGTCCTCTTGGAGGAAGATCCCCTGCAGCGTATCGGGGCGGTCGAATCGCCAGCGGCGGTGATGATCCGCGGGGAGTGGCTCGACGAGGCTCGCCTCGAAAGTTTGCGTCAGGCGGCCCGCGACACCTCCTTGGTTCGTTCCGCCTGGCGGGCGCTGGAGATGAAGGGGGCGATGTGA
- a CDS encoding DoxX family protein — translation MAFNFDRLDFDRLDRAISAFMRHYGTLALRISLGVIFIWFGILKPLGISPAQPLVEATTAWLPFLSPQAWVGVIGWWEVAIGVAFLFRPTLRIAIALLALQMVGTFLPLVLLPEVAFQAGRIPYGPTMEGQYIVKNLMIISAAMVVGGTVRRKGEDRESKTDRSVR, via the coding sequence ATGGCATTCAACTTCGACCGGCTGGACTTTGATCGCCTGGACCGAGCCATCTCCGCCTTCATGCGCCACTACGGCACCTTGGCTCTGCGCATCTCCCTGGGCGTCATCTTCATCTGGTTCGGCATCCTCAAGCCCTTGGGCATCTCGCCGGCGCAGCCGCTGGTGGAGGCGACCACCGCTTGGTTGCCGTTCCTCAGCCCGCAGGCCTGGGTCGGGGTGATCGGGTGGTGGGAGGTGGCCATCGGGGTGGCCTTCCTATTCCGCCCGACCCTCCGCATCGCCATCGCGCTGCTGGCGCTCCAGATGGTGGGAACCTTCCTACCGCTGGTCCTGTTGCCGGAGGTGGCGTTTCAGGCGGGACGGATCCCGTACGGACCGACGATGGAAGGGCAGTACATCGTCAAGAACCTGATGATCATCTCGGCGGCCATGGTGGTCGGGGGGACGGTGCGGCGGAAGGGCGAGGATCGGGAGTCCAAGACCGATAGGTCAGTCCGATAG